From the genome of Heliomicrobium undosum:
CGTCGGCGGCAAACGGTTGTACGAGTATGCTCGCCAAGGGATTGAGGTGGAACGGTCTGCCCGTCCGGTGACCATCTCCCGGCTCGAGATCGTTTACTATGATCCGGCGACTCCCGAGGAGATCATCATCGATGTGGAATGTTCGGCAGGGACCTATATCCGGACGCTCTGCCATGACATCGGCCAGCGCCTGGGCTGTGGCGGCCATATGGGGTGGCTGATCCGGACGCGCAGCGGTCGCTTTTCCCTCCGGGACAGCCTCACTATGGAATCCTTGGCGGAAGGACCTCCGAGGGAGCAAATCGTCACCCCTTTTGAGGCCCTCGCCCACCTGCCGGCGCTGGAGATCGGGGAAAACCGGCTGGCAGCCCTCTCCCAGGGTTTGGCGCAGTACCTGCGCGGCGACGGCTGGTCAGAAGGCCAGTGGATCCGCATGCACCGGCGGCAGAAGCTGCTGGCGGTGGGGCAGGCGATCCGCAAGGACGAGCAGTGGTTCTGCCAGCCACGCAAAGTGTTCACCCGTCTGGAAACCAGATCGAAGTAGGTATAGGGCATGAAAACCATCGTGTACAACGGTCCCCTCGACAGCCGCTACGGGGCTGTTCATGTAGCACTGGGCAATTTTGACGGCGTCCATCTGGGCCACCAGAAACTGATCACCGAGATGGTGAAAAAGGCGCGGGCCAGCCAGGGAACGGCTGTGGTAGCGACCTTTCACCCCCATCCCCTGCGGTTGATCCGGCCCGAAGCAGCGCCCAAATTGATCACGCCGATGGAAGTGAAGGCCGGCCTATTAGGACGCCTCGGCGTCGACATTGTCCTCACCTTGCCCTTCAATCCGGACCTGGCCAAGCTGTCACCGGAGGAATTTGTGCAGCAGGTGCTTCATCAAGACCTGCGGGCCGAGTCCGTTCTGGTCGGTTTCAACTACAGTTTCGGTCGTGGCGGCAAAGGCACGCCCGAACTGCTCTGGGAACTGGGTCACCGCCTCGGGGTCCGTGTGCGGGTGATCGACGCCGTGACCATCGCCGGTGAGCCGGTCAGTTCCACGGCTGTACGGGCTGCTTTGGAGAAGGGCGACATGGAGCGGGCCGCCGATCTGCTGGGTTATACGCCGATCCTGCGTGGTCCAGTCGTTCCCGGTGATCAGCGGGGGAGGAACATCGGTTTCCGGACGGCGAACATAGAACTGCCGCCGGAGCAGTACCTGCCTGCCCGGGGGGTCTATGCCGCCTGGGCGCGTTCGGCAAGCCTTCCCGAGGGGGTTTTGGCGGTCGTCAACATCGGTGTCAAGCCGACCTTTGGCATGGGGTTGGCCGAGACGGTGGAGGCTCACCTGATCGATTTTGAAGGCGACCTGTACGGACAGACATTGACGCTGCACCTGTTGCAGAGGATGCGTCCAGAGATGCGCTTTCAAAACCCCGAACAACTGGTGGAACAGATTCACACAGACCTCCAGGATACGCGGCATTTTTTCCACGCCCAGCGGGAACATATCTTTCCGAACCGGATCATAGAAATATAAACACCGAAATATACAACCGGGTCAACGCGCGCTTGACAAGCGGCCTTTTTTCGACGGCTCTCTGATTATCTCGCCTTTACTTCATAAATTGGCTGTGCTACAATGTCACTTGTGACTCCGGGGAAGGAGGCGCCCATGGGACTGCCGTTGATTGACGAGCATCACCAGCAACTCCGCTCCATCGCCGGCGAGGTGGCCCACATCTGCGCCAGCGAGGAATTCCTGGCTTTGAAGTCCGAACTGGAGCTGCTCTACCGGATGGCGGGAGCAGAGGAACCGGCGCGGTTGGCCTTTCAGGACGCCCTGTACACTTTGTTGAATGACAAAAGCGACGGCGCCTGATCGGTGGTAGAGAGTCATGCAGCGCGTGATCGTAACTGACCATGCCCGCAGACGGCTGTACAACCTGCGCCAGGATCGCATCTCCGTCGTTGACATCGAAACCGCAGCCCATGAAATCCCCGGGCATATCCCGACAGCGACCCGCTTTCGCGGATTTGTGGCCCGTTCCGGCAGGGTCTTTGATCTCGTCATCAAAGACATCGCCACCGGGCGGCTGGTGATCACCATCATCGGCAAATGAAATCTGTTCCATCGGCTCAGATTGCCGACCCTCCGACGGCTTTCTTGGCTTTTGGAGAATATGAGTAAGGAGGTGACATGGATGGCATTGGACAACGTGCGCAAGCAGGAGATCATCGGCAAGTTCAAGCAGCATGAAAAGGACACCGGATCTCCGGAAGTGCAGGTCGCCATCCTCACGGATCGGATCAACTACCTGACGGGGCACCTGAAAACCCACAAGAAGGATCATCACTCCCGCCGGGGTCTGTTGAAGATGGTTGGTCAGCGCCGGAATCTGTTGGCTTATCTGAAGCGGACCGATATCGAGCGTTATCGCAAGCTTGTGACCGAGCTTGGGCTTCGTCACTAAAAAAATGGAAAGAACGGGGAAACCCGTTCTTTCTTGCGTATGGGCGAGTTTTTTTCATTATGGAAGGAAATACTAACATATACGTCGAATATCTTAATGTTTATGAGAGGAGGGTATATTTCCTTGCAAGTATTCTCCATGGAAATTGCCGGACGCACCCTGACGGTTGAGACGGGGCGGGTAGCCAAACAGGCCGGCGGCTCTGTGCTTGCCCGTTACGGCGATACGGTCGTGCTGGCGACGGCGACAGGCTCCAAAGAGCCCCGGCCAGGCATTGACTTTTTCCCCTTGACTGTCGACTATGAGGAGCGTCTCTACGCGGTAGGAAAGATACCGGGCGGTTTCATCAAGCGGGAAGGTCGCCCCACCGAAAAGGCCATCCTGTCGGCGCGGTTGATCGACCGGCCAATCCGTCCCCTGTTCCCCAAAGGTTTCCGCAACGATGTCCAGGTTGTGGCGACTGTCATGTCGGTGGACCAGGACTGCCCCCCCGATATCGTCGGCATGATCGGCGCTTCCTGCGCCCTCAGCCTGTCCGATGTCCCCTTTGAAGGTCCCATCGGCGGCGTTCTTGTCGGACGGGTCGACGGCAAGCTGCTGATCAACCCGACGATGGAACAGGCCGAAAAGAGCGATATGCATCTGGTCGTGGCTGGCACGAAGGACGCCGTGATGATGGTGGAAGCCGGCGCCAACGAGGTGCCCGAAGAAGACATGATCGAGGCGATCATGTTCGGCCACCAGGAGATCCAGCGCATCGTCGCCTTCCAGGAAGAGATGATGGCTGCCGCCGGCAAGCCGAAGCGGGAAGTGCCTCTGAAACAGATCAACCCTGAAGTGGATCAGGCTGTGCGCGAATATGTGGGCGACAAGCTGCTCAACGCCATCCAAAACCCGGACAAGCTGTCCCGGGAAGCCGATATCCAGGCAGTCATGAAGGAGACGGCGGAGGTGCTGCTTCCTCAGTTCCCTGAAGAGGAGAAAGGCATCCGCGCCGTTCTCGATACCATGGAAAAAGAGATTGTCCGCAAGCTGATCACTGTGGACAAGCAACGGCCTGACGGGCGGAAGGTGGATGAAATCCGGCCTATCTCCGTCGAGGTTGGCATCTTGCCCCGCACCCATGGCAGCGGCCTTTTCACCCGCGGCCAGACCCAGGTGCTCAACGTCTGCACCCTCGGCACCATCGCCGACCTGCAGATCCTCGACGGTCTCGGCGTGGAAGAATCAAAGCGCTACATGCATCACTACAATTTCCCGCCCTACAGCGTCGGCGAGACGCGTCCCATGCGGGGACCGGGCCGCCGCGAGATTGGCCACGGCGCTCTGGCTGAGCGGGCGCTCCTGCCGGTGATCCCCTCGGAAGACGAATTCCCCTACACCATCCGTCTCGTCTCCGAGGCGGTGGAATCGAACGGTTCCACATCGATGGCCAGCGTCTGCGGCTCCACCCTGTCGCTGATGAACGCCGGCGTACCGATTAAAAAGCCAGTCGCGGGCATCGCCATGGGCCTGATCAAAGAAGGGGAACACTTCTCCATCCTCTCCGACATCCAGGGCATGGAAGATCACCTGGGCGACATGGACTTCAAGGTGGCCGGCACCGCCGACGGTGTGACGGCGCTCCAGATGGACATCAAGATCCAGGGCGTCAGCCGGGAGATCCTCACCCAGGCGCTGCAGCAGGCGAAAGAAGGCCGCCTCTTCATCTTGGACAAGATGCTGGCCGTCATCGACAAGCCGGCGACGGAGATGTCCCCCTATGCGCCGCGGATCATCACCATGTCCATCGACCCCGACAAGATCCGGGAAGTCATCGGCCCCGGCGGCAAGGTGATCAACAAGATCATCGCCGAGACGGGCGTCAAGATCGACATCGAAGACGACGGTCGCATCTTCATCGCCGCCACCGACACAGAGGCTGCCAACAAAGCCGTCCGCATCATCGAGAGCATCACCGCCGACGTGGAAGTGGGCAAGGTCTACACGGGCAAGGTGACGCGGATCATGAACTTCGGCGCCTTTGTTGAGGTCCTGCCCGGCAAGGAAGGCCTCATCCACATCAGCCAACTGGCCGAGGAACGGGTGGCCAAGGTGGAGGATGTGGTCAAGATCGGTGACGAGGTGACCGTCAAGGTCGTCGAGATCGACAAACAGGGACGGGTCAACCTCTCCCGTAAAGAGTTGCTCAAGGCCAACAAACCGGCTGTGACCGGCGGCGCCCGGCCTGACGAGATGCGCAAACGGTTCTGATCAAGAACCGTTTGCGTCCCGCAAAGGGTCATTACCCGGTCAAATCGCTCAACCCACTGAGCGATGCAACGATATCGAGAACTGATGTGAACAGGCAAACTCAGCAACGAGTTTGCTTTTCTCGTTTTCGCCTTCTCGCCGGCCTGGCCCAGGCATAGATTTCTAGGGATCAGAGCCGTGCGAAAGGGGGAGAACCATGCGCACCCTCTTCATCCCCTGGACATTTTTGCGGGTGCTCCTGACCCTGACCGTTGTCTGCCTGCTGCTGGCCGGCATGACCCAATATGTGATCACGCTGAACCGCGACGTTTCCGAGACGACCGGTCGAGGCGACGTCGAGGGCGTCGTGCGGCGAGGACCGCCGGTGAACAAGGTGGCCTTGACGATCAATGTGGACTGGGGCCAGGAACACATCCCGGCGCTGCTCGACACCCTTTCCCGCCATCAGGCCAAGGCCACCTTTTTCTTTACGGGCCGATTCGCCGACAAGTTCCCCGAATATGTAAAGAAGGTCCATGAGGCCGGCCATGAGGTGGGCAATCACGGCTACTCTCACCCCCATCCCACACAGATCGGTGATGCCGCCAACCGCCAGGAGATCCGGCGGACCCATGCCGCCCTGGAGAAATTGACCGGCCACGCGCCCAGGTGGTTCGCGCCTCCCTATGGAGAACATGACCAGCGGCTGGTGACGGTTGCCAGGGAGGAGGGCTATGGGCTCATCCTGTGGACCGTCGATTCGGCCGACTGGCTCAAGCCGTCGCCCCAGGACTGGATGAAGCGCGTCACGGCGGGAATCGGGCCGGGCGCCCTAGTGCTGATGCATCCAACCCCGTCGACGGCCCAGGCGCTGCCGTCGCTGCTCAAGTACATGGAGGAAAAAGGCTGGACGGCAGTCACCATGACCGAATTGATGGCGCCAGCCCAATAACCATAAAAACCGTGATCCGGTGCAATAATAAACCCGGCAGTTGCTTGCCGGGGAGGAAGATAACTTGGTCTTTACAAGGGGAACCTGCCGGATCACGGGAAAGACGCTGGTGCTGTTCTTGTGCTTGTCTCCGTTCCTCGTCTTAGGCGGACCGGCCGTGTGCGGCGCCAGTCCCCAGGTCACGGCGGACGCGGCGGTGCTCATGGACGCTGAAACGGGAAGGGTTCTCTTTGAGCGGCAGGCGCACCAGCCACGGCCCCCGGCTTCGACAACCAAGATCGTGACGGCCTTGCTGGGATTTGAGTTCGGCGATCTGGAAGACGAGGTCATCATCAGCCAAAAGGCCGGGAGCACCGGGGAGGCCAGCATTAACCTCTTTCCCGGCGAGCGGGTCGCCCTGGGCGATCTGCTGACCGGCGCGCTGGTTCGGTCTGGGAATGACGCCTGTGTGGCCATCGCCGAACACGTCGCCGGCAGCGAGGAGTTTTTCACCCTGTGGATGACAGCCAAATCGCGCATCATGGGCGGACGATCGAGCCAGTTTTTCAACACCAACGGACTGCCCCACAAGCACCACTGGTCAAGCGCCTATGATCTGGCCGTGGTGGCCCGTGAAGCGATGCTGCTTCCTGAGTTTGCCGCCACCGTCAAAAGCCGCCGTGCGACGTTGAAAAACCGGCAAGGGTGGCCGAAGGAGATTAAGAACACGAACGCCTTGCTCTGGTCGTACCCTTTTGCCGACGGCGTAAAAACGGGCACGACACGGGCGGCCGGCGCCTGCTTGGTCGCCTCAGCCACAAAAAACAACCGCCAGTTGATCGCCGTCGTGTTGCATTCGGACGATCGTTTCGGCGACAGCCTGCGCCTCTTTGAATACGGCTTTAACCAGTTGAGGTAAACCGGGAAAGCTCCCGGTCTTTTTCATCACCCTTTGGAAGCGTCTGCCGAACCGTTGACAGCGAGTCGCCGGGCTGATACACTTCGGGGTACTTGAGCGAAAGCTCCCGTCCCCTTCCAGGGGCGGGATGGCGCCGTAAATGGGCTTCTTGGATGCCTTCAGGAGGAAAGAGATGGTTCACAAGACAGTGTTGCCGAACGGAGTCCGGATTGTGATGGAGCCGATCTCCCATGTGCGTTCCGTGGCATTGGGCATCTGGGTGGCTACCGGATCGAGGGACGAAGAGCCCGCCTTGACGGGTGTATCTCACTTTATCGAACACATGCTGTTTAAAGGCACGGACAAGCGGACGGCCAAGGACCTGGCGGAAGTGCTTGAAGCGGTCGGCGGTCAACTGAACGCCTTTACATCGAAGGAATACACCTGCTACCACGCCAAAGTCCTGGACGATCATTTCGATCTGGCCCTTGACGTCCTGGCCGATATGTTTTTTCACTCCCGCTTTGAAGGGGAAGACATCGAACGAGAACGCCGGGTGATCCTTGAAGAGATCAAGATGTATGAGGACTCCCCCGACGAGTTGGTCCATGATCTGCTGTCCGATGCCATGTGGCCGGTCAGCGCTCTGGGGCGCTCGATCCTGGGAACGGTCGAATCAATCCAGGCGATGCAGCGAGAGCGCCTGCTCAGCCACTTCCAGTCGGAGTACTCAGCTGACCGGACTGTCATCGCCATCGCCGGCTCCATCGAC
Proteins encoded in this window:
- a CDS encoding polyribonucleotide nucleotidyltransferase, which produces MRGGYISLQVFSMEIAGRTLTVETGRVAKQAGGSVLARYGDTVVLATATGSKEPRPGIDFFPLTVDYEERLYAVGKIPGGFIKREGRPTEKAILSARLIDRPIRPLFPKGFRNDVQVVATVMSVDQDCPPDIVGMIGASCALSLSDVPFEGPIGGVLVGRVDGKLLINPTMEQAEKSDMHLVVAGTKDAVMMVEAGANEVPEEDMIEAIMFGHQEIQRIVAFQEEMMAAAGKPKREVPLKQINPEVDQAVREYVGDKLLNAIQNPDKLSREADIQAVMKETAEVLLPQFPEEEKGIRAVLDTMEKEIVRKLITVDKQRPDGRKVDEIRPISVEVGILPRTHGSGLFTRGQTQVLNVCTLGTIADLQILDGLGVEESKRYMHHYNFPPYSVGETRPMRGPGRREIGHGALAERALLPVIPSEDEFPYTIRLVSEAVESNGSTSMASVCGSTLSLMNAGVPIKKPVAGIAMGLIKEGEHFSILSDIQGMEDHLGDMDFKVAGTADGVTALQMDIKIQGVSREILTQALQQAKEGRLFILDKMLAVIDKPATEMSPYAPRIITMSIDPDKIREVIGPGGKVINKIIAETGVKIDIEDDGRIFIAATDTEAANKAVRIIESITADVEVGKVYTGKVTRIMNFGAFVEVLPGKEGLIHISQLAEERVAKVEDVVKIGDEVTVKVVEIDKQGRVNLSRKELLKANKPAVTGGARPDEMRKRF
- the rpsO gene encoding 30S ribosomal protein S15, which produces MDNVRKQEIIGKFKQHEKDTGSPEVQVAILTDRINYLTGHLKTHKKDHHSRRGLLKMVGQRRNLLAYLKRTDIERYRKLVTELGLRH
- a CDS encoding D-alanyl-D-alanine carboxypeptidase family protein; this encodes MVFTRGTCRITGKTLVLFLCLSPFLVLGGPAVCGASPQVTADAAVLMDAETGRVLFERQAHQPRPPASTTKIVTALLGFEFGDLEDEVIISQKAGSTGEASINLFPGERVALGDLLTGALVRSGNDACVAIAEHVAGSEEFFTLWMTAKSRIMGGRSSQFFNTNGLPHKHHWSSAYDLAVVAREAMLLPEFAATVKSRRATLKNRQGWPKEIKNTNALLWSYPFADGVKTGTTRAAGACLVASATKNNRQLIAVVLHSDDRFGDSLRLFEYGFNQLR
- the truB gene encoding tRNA pseudouridine(55) synthase TruB; amino-acid sequence: MEPLELEGFLNLLKPPGMTSHDVVAKARRLLKEKRIGHLGTLDPDAAGVLPIAIGQATRLVELVAGVDKAYRAQLRLGAVTDSQDASGRIVKTGAIPALSRDDWEEMLHPFRGEILQTPPMVSAVSVGGKRLYEYARQGIEVERSARPVTISRLEIVYYDPATPEEIIIDVECSAGTYIRTLCHDIGQRLGCGGHMGWLIRTRSGRFSLRDSLTMESLAEGPPREQIVTPFEALAHLPALEIGENRLAALSQGLAQYLRGDGWSEGQWIRMHRRQKLLAVGQAIRKDEQWFCQPRKVFTRLETRSK
- a CDS encoding polysaccharide deacetylase family protein, coding for MRTLFIPWTFLRVLLTLTVVCLLLAGMTQYVITLNRDVSETTGRGDVEGVVRRGPPVNKVALTINVDWGQEHIPALLDTLSRHQAKATFFFTGRFADKFPEYVKKVHEAGHEVGNHGYSHPHPTQIGDAANRQEIRRTHAALEKLTGHAPRWFAPPYGEHDQRLVTVAREEGYGLILWTVDSADWLKPSPQDWMKRVTAGIGPGALVLMHPTPSTAQALPSLLKYMEEKGWTAVTMTELMAPAQ
- a CDS encoding bifunctional riboflavin kinase/FAD synthetase gives rise to the protein MKTIVYNGPLDSRYGAVHVALGNFDGVHLGHQKLITEMVKKARASQGTAVVATFHPHPLRLIRPEAAPKLITPMEVKAGLLGRLGVDIVLTLPFNPDLAKLSPEEFVQQVLHQDLRAESVLVGFNYSFGRGGKGTPELLWELGHRLGVRVRVIDAVTIAGEPVSSTAVRAALEKGDMERAADLLGYTPILRGPVVPGDQRGRNIGFRTANIELPPEQYLPARGVYAAWARSASLPEGVLAVVNIGVKPTFGMGLAETVEAHLIDFEGDLYGQTLTLHLLQRMRPEMRFQNPEQLVEQIHTDLQDTRHFFHAQREHIFPNRIIEI